In Candidatus Dependentiae bacterium, the genomic stretch CCCAAGCTCCCCTAAGGTTAAAATTCAACTATTTAGGCACTGCGAAGTATAGTCTGAAAACACATAGCTTGCAAGTTTTTTCTCTGTAAGAAGCAATAGCCCATGCTTACCTGCTAGAGTTTTTTAAGAATAATACTTTAATAATAATAAAAATTAATTATTGTATATCTGAAAATAATAGTGTAAGATTAACATAAAATACACATAAATCTCATAACAAGAGAGAGAACCTATGAAAAAATATATTTTAATCTTATTAACTGGTGTAGCATTTCAAAACTTAGTCGGTATGCAGAGAAAAAGCTGGGATGAAATGGCATTTGACGTTCTAGATTCAGATAGTACAGCTAATCCATTGTTTATTAATAGCCAGCAGGCTAAATCCTTGCCAGGCGCATCACTTGAAATACGTAAAAAACAAAAGGAATTACTAAAAAGTATGAGTCAAACTGAAGATAAGCAATATAAAGAAATGCTAGAAAAGCAAACAGTGGAAATAAAGAAGCTTTTAGAGCGGGGTGCTAGTGCCAACGCAGTAAGTAAAGATGGCTTTTCACTACTTGATGAAGCTGTTGCGTATAAAAATCTTCCTTTAGCAAAAGTGTTATTGGAAAAAGGTGCTAAAATTAATCAAGAGAATAAATACCATGATACCCCTTTAGTTAGGGCTCTAATGGTGGATGATATTCCTATGGTTAAATTTCTTATTGATAATGGAGCAGATATTAATGTATTAAGAACGAAAAGCCAAGGCGGCAAAGAAAGCTTACTTCATAGAGCTGTAAGACATGGTTATATATACCAGATTAAACCGTTATTGGCATTCGGTATAGATCCCACTATTAAAGATAGTAATGGCAAAACTGCCCTTGAACTAGCAAAAAGTGTTGCTCAAGCGGGTAGTCTGCCAGCTAATCCACTGCCCACTATTTCTTTAGAGGACCTAAAACAGATACCGCAAACTATAGAAGAATATATTAAAGTATTAGAGCAAGCTACTACTAAACCAACTAAAGATACTTTGCGTGAAGCTGTTAAGCAAGGGTATTTAGTTTTAGTTAAAAAGCTATTACAAAAAATGAATTTTACTTCTCAAGAGTTAAGTCAATATGGCTCATTGGCAGAACAACAATT encodes the following:
- a CDS encoding ankyrin repeat domain-containing protein, with the protein product MKKYILILLTGVAFQNLVGMQRKSWDEMAFDVLDSDSTANPLFINSQQAKSLPGASLEIRKKQKELLKSMSQTEDKQYKEMLEKQTVEIKKLLERGASANAVSKDGFSLLDEAVAYKNLPLAKVLLEKGAKINQENKYHDTPLVRALMVDDIPMVKFLIDNGADINVLRTKSQGGKESLLHRAVRHGYIYQIKPLLAFGIDPTIKDSNGKTALELAKSVAQAGSLPANPLPTISLEDLKQIPQTIEEYIKVLEQATTKPTKDTLREAVKQGYLVLVKKLLQKMNFTSQELSQYGSLAEQQFKRSGIGIYQDIAELLRKYQEALDTLARASSKTGDQMPPEVARLIAKKVIGYTASSKN